Proteins co-encoded in one Rattus rattus isolate New Zealand chromosome 5, Rrattus_CSIRO_v1, whole genome shotgun sequence genomic window:
- the Acp2 gene encoding lysosomal acid phosphatase: MAKAALPASVLTNASGRLQQVPPKAFRALAAQPTTVMAGRQSGWSQAALLQLLLGMCLTVMPPIQARSLRFVTLLYRHGDRSPVKTYPKDPYQEEKWPQGFGQLTKEGMLQHWELGQALRQRYHGFLNDSYHRQEVYVRSTDFDRTLMSAEANLAGLFPPTEAQHFNPNISWQPIPVHTVPITEDRLLKFPLGPCPRYEQLQNETRQTPEYQNMSIQNAQFLDMVANETGLMNLTLETIWNVYDTLFCEQTHGLLLPPWASPQTVQRLSQLKDFSFLFLFGIHDQVQKARLQGGVLLAQILKNLTLMATTSQFPKLLVYSAHDTTLVALQMALNVYNGKQAPYASCHIFELYQEDNGNFSVEMYFRNDSKKAPWPLTLPGCPHRCPLQDFLRLTEPVIPKDWQKECQLASDTADTEVIVALAVCGSILFLLIVLLLTVLFRMQAQPPGYHHVADREDHA, translated from the exons ATGGCGAAGGCTGCACTTCCGGCAAGTGTCCTTACGAATGCATCCGGGCGGCTGCAGCAGGTACCGCCCAAGGCGTTCCGGGCTCTTGCTGCACAGCCTACAACGGTGATGGCCGGCAGACAGTCTGGTTGGAGCCAGGCGGCTCTTCTCCAGTTACTTCTTGGCATGTGCCTAACGGTGATGCCACCCATACAAGCCCGGAGTCTGCGCTTTGTTACCTTG CTGTATCGACACGGAGATCGGTCACCAGTGAAGACATATCCTAAGGACCCCTATCAGGAAGAGAAATGGCCCCAGGGATTTGGTCAGCTAACCAAG GAAGGGATGCTACAGCATTGGGAGCTGGGCCAGGCCCTGCGGCAACGCTACCATGGCTTTCTGAACGACTCTTACCACAGGCAAGAG GTTTACGTGCGAAGCACAGACTTTGACCGTACTCTCATGAGTGCAGAGGCCAATCTGGCCGGACTCTTCCCTCCCACTGAAGCTCAGCACTTCAACCCGAACATCTCGTGGCAGCCTATCCCTGTCCACACCGTGCCCATCACTGAAGACAGG TTGCTGAAGTTTCCTTTGGGTCCATGTCCCCGTTATGAGCAGTTGCAGAACGAGACTCGGCAGACACCAGAGTATCAGAACATGAGTATTCAGAATGCA CAATTTCTGGACATGGTGGCCAATGAGACAGGGCTTATGAACCTGACCCTAGAGACCATCTGGAATGTGTATGACACACTCTTTTGTGAG CAAACACATGGGCTGCTCCTGCCACCCTGGGCCTCTCCCCAAACCGTGCAGCGTCTGAGCCAGCTAAAGGacttcagcttcctcttcctcttcggGATCCACGATCAAGTACAGAAGGCCCGGCTTCAGGGGG GAGTTCTGCTGGCTCAAATATTGAAGAATCTGACCCTAATGGCAACTACCTCTCAATTCCCTAAGCTTCTGGTTTATTCTGCG CATGACACTACCCTGGTTGCTCTGCAAATGGCACTGAATGTCTACAATGGTAAACAAGCCCCCTATGCTTCCTGCCACATATTTGAGCTGTACCAGGAAGATAATGG GAATTTCTCAGTCGAGATGTACTTTCGGAATGACAGTAAGAAGGCACCCTGGCCTCTGACCCTGCCTGGCTGTCCTCACCGTTGCCCACTGCAGGACTTCCTTCGCCTCACAGAACCTGTCATACCCAAGGACTGGCAGAAGGAGTGCCAGCTAGCAAGCGATACTGCAGACACAG AGGTGATTGTGGCACTGGCTGTCTGTGgctccatcctcttccttctaATAGTGTTGCTCCTCACTGTCCTCTTCCGGATGCAGGCCCAGCCTCCTGGCTACCACCATGTTGCAGACAGGGAAGACCATGCTTGA